Part of the Thiovulum sp. ES genome is shown below.
AAAATGGTTGAGTCGCTCTATGAAACTGAAACAATTAGTGGCGATGAGGTTAGAAGAATTATCAGAGAATTTGAGATTGAAAATAATCTAGAATCTCTGCTACAACATGAAGTCAAAACAGATGAAAACTCAGAAAAAGAGGAAGAATCTAAAGTAGATTTAGACAAATAAATAGTTTGGTTGTCGGAAAATCTCCGACAACTCTCCAAAAATTTAATTTCCTATTTCAGTTAAAACCTCTTTTGTCGAAGAGAGCATACTCATAAAATCTTCGGTTGAAAGAGAGTGATGAAAAGGGAAAGAGACCATATTATTAAAAAACTCAATGGTTTCTGGAACATCAGCTTCACCAAAACCTAACTTTTTATAAAAATCATATTGGTGAAGTGGATAGTATTGAACAACAAGTTGAATACCATGTTCTTCACTCATCTTTTTCATAAAAAGGTCTCTTTTATCTTTTCCAACTTCAGCAACAAGAAGGTGATAATTGTGTTGAATAGAATCGACTTTGTGAAATTTTAAAAGCGATGAGGTCTCATAGACTTTTTCAATAAAGAATAAAGCTCGTTCTCGTTTTTCACTATTAAGTTGATCAATTCGTTTTAAAAGAGCTGTTCCAAGAGCAGACTCAATTTCTCCGAGTGAAAAATTGTTTGGGAGAATTGCTTTTCCATGTAATTTAGGTAAATCAACATTTCCCATTGCTGGAGTCCAATAATTTTCCCGCTCAAAATTCCAAGCTGTGTGTCCGTTGTGTCTTAACATTGGAATTATCTCAGCAAATTTTTCATCTTTAACAACGAGCATTCCGCCCTCGCCGAGAGTTGTCATGTTTTTATGAGAGTGAAAAGAGAAAACACCAAAATCGCCAAAAGTTCCACTCATCTTTTCACCAACTTTTGTTCCAAGAGCCTGAGCGACATCCTCAATTAAAAGAATATTTTTTTGACGACAGAAACTAGCTATCTCCTCAATATCATCTATTGCAAAACCGTAAAGATGAACAACAACTACCGCTTTTGTTTTTTCTGTAACAACTTTTTTAATAGTTTCCAGTGAAACAACTCGAGTATC
Proteins encoded:
- a CDS encoding putative PLP-dependent enzyme possibly involved in cell wall biogenesis (PFAM: DegT/DnrJ/EryC1/StrS aminotransferase family), with the protein product MEFKIPFSGRAHNYTDEEKAVVLKAMDDAVPLTQGKYLKEFEDNFCRYIDSPFAFGVNNATSALYLSAQLCQFENGDEVICPSHTFTATLYPFIKNGATPVWADIDRDTRVVSLETIKKVVTEKTKAVVVVHLYGFAIDDIEEIASFCRQKNILLIEDVAQALGTKVGEKMSGTFGDFGVFSFHSHKNMTTLGEGGMLVVKDEKFAEIIPMLRHNGHTAWNFERENYWTPAMGNVDLPKLHGKAILPNNFSLGEIESALGTALLKRIDQLNSEKRERALFFIEKVYETSSLLKFHKVDSIQHNYHLLVAEVGKDKRDLFMKKMSEEHGIQLVVQYYPLHQYDFYKKLGFGEADVPETIEFFNNMVSFPFHHSLSTEDFMSMLSSTKEVLTEIGN